Proteins co-encoded in one Streptomyces sp. NBC_01283 genomic window:
- a CDS encoding SDR family oxidoreductase has translation MKDLTGKVALVTGGSKGVGKAIARELASRGASIVLNYFHSHDQAKATRDELTADGHRVDLIRASVARQEQVDRMFAEIDRLHGRLDILVNSAADGALLPVDEVTDAHLDKAIETNYKGGLRVARGAAPLMARGGGGSIVTVSALGGSQMVMANYLACAPAKAAAEAASRYLAVELAPLGIRVNTASAAMLTSEVADKFPDADRMQDVIARATPFGRLGTPEEFATVVAFLASDDARWITGQVVLADGGLTLGAALLSPPAEAAPAAEPVVAPVASAPVTSSPVASSPVAEAPQADVAQDDAPVQVVGSEVPLTEAEFGDDSIAVVGMGLAVAGANSPEEFWKLRMTGDELFVKVPADRWEHERFHSPDTAAEDKAYADHCVFITGFEPAEGSLDGMEGGPDDQEFTTQWLRHSLVQALDGVRRSDTDNCSFVVGYTPDGSQHLEEAGVLDSVTRMTHDIIDDLAMTDAERQALRGGIDTSLTDRYRRRGENPSRFLPHRVGELAMEGILPSSTELHMVDTACSSSLYAIDIAAKGLLMGKQDIAVCGGAFALAPRGTVLFSKLQGLSKSGKVHALDEAADGVIFADGAALVVLKRLSKAQADGDQVLGVLRAFGSSSDGKGKAIYAPNSAGQSLAVQRALENGDVNGDDVDWINAHATGTPAGDLAEFSTLREHFGTSRATAVTSNKSLIGHTGWAAGVVSLIENLKGLEKQTVPGQFRFTNPREDFRLADTQLDIPAEAAQWSEHGDRPRLAAVSGFGFGGTNAHLIVAENQPRLETPRVQAQAQAPEAPAETIPATKKPDPDSRVVIVGWSSHLPGLADRDEVSDWLAGGKPPLDTFGADYPSPPFNEVRLPPKTIRALDRCQLMILQCAHRLRDQMPDFWGKQAAKTGVFVGHMGPTRAAMLYANRCYLDDIGQAVADSPLAGSPAAGQVLDRLREQVKAMIPESNEDAFPGQMPNIISARVANYFDLNGPNMTMDSGFASALSSITSAGRYLRTGELDFALAGGINGNSLPAYRSLIGGLLPEQEEELAEGAFLFALATEERAVAEGLPILAYVDEPLGSAAEQPGAAPERESVRCTEPAHARYLGAAGGLAVLKALHGPAGTVEVSCDQTGGAPGARLRLTVPGPVEPAPAQGGEHGSSVTGTLPPSFVSDTHTGEGVPLRVRRQVPVFEAIPARQVREPIAFLPDGALVVTDIPGPLADAVGPDSALTVLSTTPLKAPRPGWHHLPEVTPDTVRAALADAGQPVTHLRVLAGLGSSAPAGQPLTEGSAPVLALHDATYLALQNTHAGLSTAESTLVMLFLDAVPGGTPHPFSGLFTGLLKSAGRELTDSTSFALLTSATEVADGVRRVEEESRAHRTFPVVVDADGVRRTPRLHDEPIALDASAPAALDRDSVVVVAGGARGITAEVLKEVAAEFGPRIHVFGSNDLDSYPPSVFEGSDEEFAAGRAAYIKTELAKAKSKNKGKARGKGKGAAKGPSVADLNKSFDRMLNARDARHNLDTMTEHSGAGRVTYVQCDMRDGAQVEKAIGAVLQEHGRIDLLVNAAGLQRSALIKDKDFGEFTSIRDLKVESYLNLKYALRDAPPRMWCNFGSLLGYFGQLGESDYASANDFLGTAATYAAATSELDEFTIGWTLWAGVGMGANELTKAYYERAGSYSSMAVPEGVHHFVQELHAPVRRPSLVHLGEAERATVEEFYPGYLTEDPAAGEAEPTQPGFFLRRLVESTATSAEFECRFDLDTDGYLEHHTVRGEPTLPGTFVTELAAEAARYLVPDQHVVAFEDLRFEHFLRVYRDLPTAPKRLYARIASTDGSTTAVEVRITEDVVSPTGVVLIKDRVHFTARVLLADSYSTAPRWEAWDTADDTPVPDPYHQPGSPVQLTGPFVSTTDTRIHPNGKRGRYALSLPDGDPTWPRFTVPSILLDGLARVGVLDLVDGHLIPVAAPLSIRRIDLYEDTNDLSLSRSGDDIELYATPPGFDLTADLIDNRFVATRPDGRMLLQMKDMQATLIGYVDARTGEAVSADRD, from the coding sequence ATGAAAGACCTGACAGGCAAGGTGGCTCTGGTCACCGGCGGATCGAAGGGTGTGGGCAAGGCCATCGCGCGTGAACTGGCCTCGCGCGGCGCCTCGATCGTCCTCAACTACTTCCATTCGCACGACCAGGCCAAGGCGACCCGCGACGAGCTGACCGCCGACGGCCACCGCGTCGACCTGATCCGCGCATCGGTGGCCAGGCAGGAGCAGGTCGACCGGATGTTCGCGGAGATCGACCGGCTGCACGGCCGGCTCGACATCCTCGTCAACAGCGCCGCCGACGGCGCGCTGCTGCCGGTGGACGAGGTCACCGACGCACACCTCGACAAGGCCATCGAGACCAACTACAAGGGCGGGCTGCGCGTCGCGCGCGGCGCCGCACCGCTGATGGCCAGGGGCGGCGGCGGCTCGATCGTCACCGTCTCCGCCCTCGGCGGCTCCCAGATGGTGATGGCCAACTACCTGGCCTGCGCCCCGGCGAAGGCCGCGGCCGAGGCCGCGTCGCGCTACCTGGCCGTGGAGCTCGCGCCGCTGGGCATCCGGGTCAACACGGCGTCCGCCGCCATGCTGACCAGCGAGGTGGCGGACAAGTTCCCCGACGCGGACCGGATGCAGGACGTCATCGCCCGGGCCACCCCCTTCGGGCGGCTCGGCACACCGGAGGAGTTCGCCACCGTGGTGGCCTTCCTCGCCTCCGACGACGCCCGCTGGATCACCGGCCAGGTCGTCCTCGCCGACGGCGGCCTCACGCTGGGCGCGGCGCTGCTGTCGCCTCCGGCGGAGGCGGCGCCGGCTGCGGAGCCGGTCGTGGCGCCGGTGGCCTCGGCGCCGGTGACCTCGTCGCCCGTGGCCTCGTCGCCCGTGGCCGAGGCGCCCCAGGCCGACGTGGCCCAGGACGATGCGCCCGTGCAGGTCGTGGGGTCCGAAGTGCCCCTCACCGAGGCGGAGTTCGGGGACGATTCGATCGCCGTCGTCGGTATGGGTCTCGCCGTCGCGGGGGCGAACAGCCCCGAGGAGTTCTGGAAGCTCCGCATGACGGGGGACGAACTGTTCGTCAAGGTCCCCGCCGACCGCTGGGAACACGAGCGCTTCCACTCGCCGGACACCGCCGCCGAGGACAAGGCGTACGCCGACCACTGTGTGTTCATCACCGGGTTTGAGCCCGCCGAAGGCTCCCTCGACGGCATGGAGGGAGGCCCCGACGACCAGGAGTTCACCACCCAGTGGCTCCGCCACAGCCTGGTCCAGGCGCTCGACGGGGTCCGCCGCAGCGACACCGACAACTGCTCCTTCGTCGTCGGCTACACCCCGGACGGCAGCCAGCACCTGGAGGAGGCCGGGGTCCTCGACAGCGTCACCAGGATGACGCACGACATCATCGACGACCTGGCCATGACCGACGCCGAACGGCAGGCGCTGCGCGGGGGCATCGACACCTCCCTCACCGACCGCTACCGGCGCCGCGGCGAGAACCCCTCCCGGTTCCTGCCGCACCGCGTCGGTGAGCTCGCCATGGAGGGCATCCTGCCCTCGTCCACCGAGCTGCACATGGTCGACACCGCGTGCTCCTCGTCGCTGTACGCCATCGACATCGCGGCCAAGGGCCTGCTGATGGGCAAGCAGGACATCGCGGTGTGCGGCGGCGCCTTCGCCCTTGCGCCGCGCGGCACCGTCCTCTTCTCCAAGCTCCAGGGACTGTCCAAGAGCGGCAAGGTGCACGCCCTGGACGAGGCCGCCGACGGCGTGATCTTCGCCGACGGCGCCGCCCTGGTCGTACTGAAGCGGCTGAGCAAGGCCCAGGCGGACGGCGACCAGGTCCTCGGCGTGCTGCGGGCGTTCGGCTCCTCGTCGGACGGCAAGGGCAAGGCGATCTACGCGCCGAACTCGGCCGGGCAGAGCCTCGCCGTGCAGCGCGCGCTGGAGAACGGCGACGTCAACGGCGACGACGTCGACTGGATCAACGCGCACGCGACCGGCACCCCCGCCGGTGACCTCGCCGAGTTCTCCACCCTGCGGGAGCACTTCGGCACCTCGCGGGCGACCGCGGTCACCTCCAACAAGTCCCTGATCGGACACACCGGTTGGGCGGCGGGCGTCGTCTCGCTCATCGAGAACCTCAAGGGCCTCGAGAAGCAGACCGTGCCGGGCCAGTTCCGCTTCACCAACCCCCGCGAGGACTTCCGTCTCGCCGACACCCAGCTGGACATCCCGGCCGAGGCGGCGCAGTGGTCCGAGCACGGCGACAGGCCCCGGCTCGCCGCCGTGTCCGGCTTCGGTTTCGGCGGCACCAACGCGCATCTGATCGTCGCCGAGAACCAGCCGCGCCTTGAGACACCTCGCGTGCAGGCACAGGCACAGGCACCGGAGGCCCCCGCCGAGACGATCCCCGCCACCAAGAAGCCCGACCCCGACAGCCGCGTCGTCATCGTCGGCTGGTCCTCGCACCTGCCCGGCCTCGCCGACCGTGACGAGGTCTCGGACTGGCTGGCCGGCGGCAAGCCGCCGCTGGACACCTTCGGCGCCGACTATCCGTCGCCGCCGTTCAACGAGGTGCGGCTGCCCCCCAAGACCATCAGGGCCCTGGACCGCTGCCAGCTGATGATCCTGCAGTGCGCCCACCGCCTCCGCGACCAGATGCCCGACTTCTGGGGCAAGCAGGCCGCCAAGACCGGTGTGTTCGTCGGGCACATGGGCCCGACCCGGGCCGCCATGCTGTACGCGAACCGCTGCTACCTCGACGACATCGGGCAGGCCGTCGCCGACTCGCCGCTGGCCGGTTCACCGGCCGCCGGGCAGGTACTCGACCGGCTGCGCGAGCAGGTCAAGGCGATGATCCCGGAGTCCAACGAGGACGCGTTCCCCGGCCAGATGCCCAACATCATCTCCGCCCGGGTCGCGAACTACTTCGACCTCAACGGCCCGAACATGACCATGGACTCGGGCTTCGCCTCCGCGCTGTCGTCGATCACCTCGGCCGGACGCTACCTGCGCACCGGCGAGCTGGACTTCGCACTGGCCGGCGGCATCAACGGCAACAGCCTCCCCGCGTACCGCTCCCTGATCGGCGGCCTGCTCCCCGAGCAGGAGGAGGAACTCGCCGAGGGCGCCTTCCTGTTCGCCCTCGCCACCGAGGAGCGGGCCGTGGCCGAGGGCCTGCCGATCCTGGCGTACGTCGACGAGCCGCTCGGCAGCGCCGCCGAGCAGCCCGGCGCCGCACCCGAGCGGGAGTCCGTGCGGTGCACGGAGCCCGCGCACGCCCGCTATCTGGGCGCGGCCGGTGGCCTCGCCGTGCTGAAGGCCCTGCACGGGCCCGCCGGCACGGTGGAGGTCTCCTGCGACCAGACCGGCGGCGCACCGGGCGCCCGGCTGCGGCTGACCGTCCCCGGTCCCGTCGAACCCGCCCCCGCACAGGGCGGGGAGCACGGGTCCTCCGTCACCGGCACCCTGCCGCCGAGCTTCGTGTCGGACACGCACACCGGGGAGGGCGTTCCCCTGCGGGTGCGCCGCCAGGTTCCGGTGTTCGAGGCGATCCCGGCCCGGCAGGTGCGGGAGCCCATCGCGTTCCTGCCGGACGGCGCACTCGTCGTCACCGACATACCCGGCCCGCTGGCCGACGCGGTGGGCCCCGACAGCGCGCTGACCGTGCTGTCCACCACCCCGCTGAAGGCCCCGAGGCCCGGCTGGCACCACCTGCCCGAGGTCACCCCCGACACGGTCCGCGCGGCCCTGGCGGACGCCGGGCAACCGGTCACGCACCTGCGGGTCCTCGCGGGCCTGGGGAGCTCCGCGCCCGCCGGGCAGCCGCTCACCGAGGGCTCGGCGCCGGTACTCGCCCTGCACGACGCGACGTACCTGGCACTCCAGAACACCCACGCCGGTCTCTCCACCGCCGAGTCCACCCTCGTCATGCTGTTCCTCGACGCGGTGCCCGGCGGCACCCCGCACCCCTTCTCCGGGCTCTTCACCGGCCTGCTCAAGAGCGCGGGACGCGAGCTCACCGACAGCACCAGCTTCGCGCTCCTCACCTCGGCCACCGAAGTGGCCGACGGAGTGCGGCGCGTGGAGGAGGAGAGCCGGGCGCACCGCACCTTCCCCGTCGTCGTCGACGCCGACGGGGTGCGCCGCACCCCCCGGCTGCACGACGAGCCGATCGCCCTCGACGCCTCCGCACCGGCGGCGCTCGACCGGGACTCCGTGGTCGTCGTCGCGGGCGGCGCCCGTGGCATCACCGCCGAGGTGCTCAAGGAGGTCGCCGCCGAGTTCGGCCCCCGTATCCACGTCTTCGGCAGCAACGACCTGGACAGCTACCCTCCGTCGGTCTTCGAGGGCAGCGACGAGGAGTTCGCGGCGGGCCGGGCGGCGTACATCAAGACGGAACTCGCCAAGGCCAAGTCCAAGAACAAGGGCAAGGCGAGGGGCAAGGGCAAGGGCGCGGCCAAGGGCCCGTCGGTCGCGGACCTCAACAAGTCCTTCGACCGGATGCTCAACGCCCGGGACGCCCGCCACAACCTCGACACGATGACGGAACACAGCGGCGCGGGCCGGGTCACCTACGTGCAGTGCGACATGCGCGACGGCGCCCAGGTGGAGAAGGCCATCGGCGCGGTGCTCCAGGAGCACGGGCGCATCGACCTGCTGGTCAACGCCGCGGGTCTGCAGCGCTCGGCACTCATCAAGGACAAGGACTTCGGGGAGTTCACCTCGATCCGTGACCTGAAGGTCGAGTCGTACCTGAACCTCAAGTACGCGCTGCGCGACGCACCGCCCCGCATGTGGTGCAACTTCGGTTCGCTGCTCGGGTACTTCGGGCAGCTCGGCGAGTCCGACTACGCATCGGCCAACGACTTCCTGGGCACCGCGGCGACCTATGCGGCGGCCACCTCGGAACTCGACGAGTTCACCATCGGGTGGACGCTGTGGGCCGGTGTCGGCATGGGGGCCAACGAACTGACCAAGGCGTACTACGAACGGGCCGGCTCCTACAGCAGCATGGCCGTGCCCGAGGGCGTGCACCACTTCGTACAGGAACTGCACGCGCCCGTCAGGCGGCCCTCCCTCGTGCACCTGGGAGAGGCCGAACGCGCCACCGTCGAGGAGTTCTACCCCGGTTACCTCACGGAGGACCCGGCCGCCGGTGAGGCGGAGCCCACGCAGCCAGGCTTCTTCCTGCGCCGCCTCGTCGAGTCGACGGCCACGTCCGCCGAGTTCGAGTGCCGCTTCGACCTGGACACCGACGGCTATCTGGAGCACCACACGGTGCGCGGCGAGCCGACCCTGCCCGGTACGTTCGTCACCGAACTGGCCGCGGAGGCCGCCCGGTACCTGGTCCCCGACCAGCACGTCGTCGCCTTCGAGGACCTGCGGTTCGAGCACTTCCTGCGGGTCTACCGCGACCTGCCGACGGCCCCCAAGCGGCTGTACGCGCGGATCGCGTCGACCGACGGCTCCACGACCGCCGTCGAGGTGCGGATCACCGAGGACGTGGTCTCCCCGACAGGTGTCGTGCTCATCAAGGACCGGGTGCACTTCACGGCCCGCGTCCTGCTCGCCGACTCCTACTCCACCGCCCCGCGGTGGGAGGCGTGGGACACCGCGGACGACACCCCGGTACCGGACCCGTACCACCAGCCGGGCTCACCGGTGCAGCTCACCGGTCCCTTCGTGTCGACCACCGACACCCGTATCCACCCCAACGGCAAGCGGGGCCGCTACGCCCTGTCGCTGCCCGACGGCGACCCGACGTGGCCCCGGTTCACGGTCCCGAGCATCCTGCTCGACGGCCTGGCCCGGGTCGGGGTCCTCGACCTCGTCGACGGCCATCTGATCCCCGTCGCCGCGCCGCTGTCGATCCGCCGCATCGACCTGTACGAGGACACGAACGACCTGTCCCTGTCCCGGTCCGGCGACGACATCGAGCTGTACGCCACGCCGCCCGGCTTCGACCTGACGGCGGACCTGATCGACAACCGGTTCGTCGCGACCCGGCCCGACGGCCGGATGCTCCTGCAGATGAAGGACATGCAGGCGACGCTGATCGGCTACGTCGACGCCCGCACGGGCGAAGCCGTCTCGGCCGACCGTGACTGA
- a CDS encoding ester cyclase, producing the protein MSNLQENKAVLERYYEECLNKGNLDVIYEGAGDDHISHGTAPNGKEGVEHLKEWVRLQRASFPDLHVTVDDWILEGEKVVSRFTARGTHTGEPYEGVPAIGREFAVSGIVIDEFKDGKIVESWFSLDGLELAKQLGALG; encoded by the coding sequence ATGTCGAATCTGCAGGAGAACAAGGCCGTACTGGAGCGCTACTACGAGGAGTGCCTCAACAAGGGCAACCTCGACGTGATCTACGAGGGCGCCGGTGACGACCACATCAGCCACGGCACGGCCCCGAACGGCAAGGAAGGCGTCGAGCACCTCAAGGAGTGGGTGCGCCTCCAGCGCGCTTCCTTCCCCGACCTGCACGTGACGGTCGACGACTGGATCCTGGAGGGCGAGAAGGTCGTCAGCCGGTTCACCGCGCGCGGCACCCACACCGGTGAGCCCTACGAGGGCGTGCCGGCCATCGGCCGCGAATTCGCCGTCAGCGGCATCGTGATCGACGAATTCAAGGACGGAAAGATCGTCGAGAGCTGGTTCTCGCTGGACGGCCTCGAACTCGCCAAGCAGCTCGGCGCCCTGGGCTGA
- a CDS encoding acyltransferase domain-containing protein yields the protein MTVHTSADLRTTFLFPGQGGFDGEALRRAAQKYPQVKRVFERIDAETMNLFSRRITDLVLGDHSAELRGLLDDDAWASQVAIYAAGLASYEILNAQGVRPDVLAGHSLGEITALVAAGAFSVEDGVRIVAQRVAVIQRQKGIEGRMVALSAGADRARRLLDLLDDPLLAVATENHDEQTVVSGPGEVLDRVIAIAGQLGIGAIEIDTPFPFHTPALAPAVPEFAAYVGKLDQHPLQRLVYSPILQRYYEPDDALADRLAEHFVTPVRFAAAVRHLQAAGVTTFVEAGGRAALTKLVARLTKGSDIRALPSLAIDGDGGLALDATLRILRDAGLAGEVEAPGLAELLAPTVPADVFEAYWAEHGDEVLRRIADDIGAFTPKKAVQAPAPAAAPAASAPAASAPAAGAPDRAEIHAELRTLYAEALEYPEEVFEDGVQLEAELGVDSVKQVELLARASKRYGLPTREAGFRLENYNTMDKIVDFVVSELSGREPVAAG from the coding sequence ATGACCGTCCACACCTCGGCGGACCTGCGCACCACCTTCCTCTTCCCTGGCCAAGGCGGCTTCGACGGCGAAGCCCTGCGCCGCGCCGCGCAGAAGTACCCGCAGGTCAAGCGCGTCTTCGAGCGCATTGATGCGGAGACCATGAACCTGTTCTCGCGTCGAATAACCGACCTGGTCCTCGGGGACCACAGCGCCGAACTGCGCGGACTCCTCGACGACGACGCCTGGGCCTCCCAGGTGGCCATCTACGCCGCCGGTCTGGCCTCGTACGAGATCCTGAACGCCCAGGGCGTGCGCCCGGACGTCCTCGCCGGGCACAGCCTCGGCGAGATCACCGCACTGGTCGCCGCCGGAGCGTTCTCCGTCGAGGACGGCGTGCGGATCGTCGCCCAGCGCGTGGCGGTCATCCAGCGGCAGAAGGGCATCGAGGGCCGCATGGTGGCGCTGTCGGCCGGCGCCGACCGGGCCCGCCGCCTCCTTGACCTGCTCGACGACCCGCTGCTCGCCGTCGCCACCGAGAACCACGACGAGCAGACCGTGGTGAGCGGTCCCGGCGAGGTCCTCGACCGGGTCATCGCGATCGCCGGACAGCTCGGCATCGGCGCCATCGAGATCGACACCCCCTTCCCCTTCCACACCCCGGCGCTCGCCCCCGCCGTCCCCGAATTCGCCGCGTACGTCGGCAAGCTGGACCAGCACCCGCTGCAGCGCCTGGTGTACTCGCCGATCCTCCAGCGCTACTACGAGCCCGACGACGCCCTGGCCGACCGCCTCGCCGAGCACTTCGTCACCCCCGTGCGGTTCGCCGCCGCGGTGCGCCACCTTCAGGCCGCCGGTGTCACCACGTTCGTGGAGGCGGGCGGGCGTGCCGCGCTGACCAAGCTCGTCGCCCGGCTGACCAAGGGCTCGGACATCCGCGCCCTGCCGTCCCTCGCGATCGACGGCGACGGCGGCCTCGCGCTGGACGCCACCCTGCGGATCCTGCGCGACGCGGGCCTCGCCGGTGAGGTCGAGGCCCCGGGCCTCGCCGAGCTGCTCGCCCCCACTGTGCCCGCCGACGTCTTCGAGGCGTACTGGGCCGAGCACGGCGACGAGGTGCTCCGCCGCATCGCCGACGACATCGGCGCCTTCACCCCGAAGAAGGCCGTGCAGGCACCGGCGCCCGCCGCCGCACCTGCCGCCTCCGCTCCCGCCGCGTCCGCTCCGGCCGCGGGCGCCCCGGACCGCGCCGAGATCCACGCCGAGCTGCGGACCCTGTACGCGGAGGCCCTGGAGTACCCCGAGGAGGTCTTCGAGGACGGCGTGCAGCTGGAGGCCGAGCTGGGCGTCGACTCGGTGAAGCAGGTCGAGCTGCTCGCCCGCGCCTCCAAGCGGTACGGCCTGCCCACCCGGGAGGCCGGGTTCCGCCTGGAGAACTACAACACCATGGACAAGATCGTCGACTTCGTGGTCTCGGAGCTGTCCGGCCGGGAGCCCGTCGCGGCGGGCTGA
- a CDS encoding KR domain-containing protein — protein MTTSVRERPPSPVAADSAGGAPASVQAVSRMEWHLTALPAPPADPARLAGMRVLIVGGDDGTAAAVERELTGYGALVRRHPAAPGGAVDAIVDLTVGGGASGPGDLGEAWREPLLQTVAALREHYDDWSAETSARRLYYLAVTYLGGGMGHHPDDDLTQPLGGIWAGLAKTLHRELPNCNARVVDTGLDALADLPGIVAAELGRPGELEVGHRDGQRLTLTPVARPAGRPTVPLGPDDCVLISGGGRGIGWELARSLAATHGLRVVVTGREEFPTGDEPWFGAAESELKAYEKELWARLRQGATPVEIRRDIARTRRLWELSTNITEARAGGLRVDYARCDFTDLEQVRALVEREGDALTGVVHNAGVDTAARLPKKSDEEILRTVRTKIGGFLNLFDQLQGHRLKFFCSVGSLTGRLGGMVGQLEYAAANEGLARLGRWASRRADFPVMTLAWPTWDRIGLISNFSATLRYMAAIDITEGLAKWQAELRAGSDGEVTFVGPLGRAMSPGQATDYPVVPDLPGFTDTYPRIFHLGEVTTYQPHARMVSRVTFDRHRAPVLGDFQVDGTAAVPVSILLESAVRGAEWIVPEDFPALRAGSLEEVVVPLDLLRLDAGATVWEREVTGAHEGDTWVVTVRFRRASDAAGDGPEASLRVVHEPGGTRSPVLARPDVKPTTVWRSGPPLLSWRGSVVPAADWSEGPDGLLTAVVRPCVPNDLWATLHAPRTVLPVSALENVVRAGASQGEGVSVARDPLVFGRITLHSEEHGNSLVEGDTALGVWKVKNAESGTPVMSVSGPRGPVGNG, from the coding sequence ATGACGACATCCGTACGCGAACGGCCGCCCTCGCCGGTGGCCGCCGACAGCGCGGGAGGCGCCCCGGCCTCCGTGCAGGCGGTGAGCCGGATGGAGTGGCACCTCACCGCTCTGCCGGCGCCCCCCGCCGACCCCGCGCGCCTCGCGGGGATGCGGGTCCTGATCGTCGGCGGCGACGACGGGACCGCCGCGGCCGTGGAACGTGAACTGACCGGGTACGGCGCCCTGGTGCGCCGCCACCCGGCGGCTCCCGGGGGAGCCGTGGACGCGATCGTCGACCTCACGGTGGGCGGCGGCGCGTCCGGCCCCGGCGACCTGGGCGAGGCCTGGCGCGAGCCGCTCCTCCAGACGGTGGCCGCGCTGCGCGAGCACTACGACGACTGGTCCGCCGAGACCTCGGCACGGCGCCTGTACTACCTGGCCGTGACCTACCTGGGCGGCGGCATGGGCCACCACCCCGATGACGACCTGACGCAGCCGCTCGGCGGCATCTGGGCGGGGCTCGCGAAGACGCTGCACCGCGAACTGCCGAACTGCAACGCACGCGTCGTCGACACCGGCCTGGACGCCCTCGCCGACCTGCCGGGCATCGTCGCCGCCGAACTGGGCAGGCCCGGCGAGCTGGAGGTCGGGCACCGCGACGGACAGCGGCTGACCCTCACCCCCGTCGCCCGGCCCGCCGGGCGGCCCACCGTCCCGCTGGGCCCGGACGACTGCGTGCTGATCTCGGGCGGCGGGCGGGGCATCGGCTGGGAGCTGGCCCGCTCGCTGGCCGCCACCCACGGCCTGCGGGTCGTGGTGACGGGCCGGGAGGAGTTCCCCACCGGCGACGAACCGTGGTTCGGCGCCGCGGAGAGCGAACTCAAGGCGTACGAGAAGGAGTTGTGGGCCCGGCTGCGGCAGGGGGCGACGCCGGTGGAGATCCGGCGGGACATCGCCCGCACCCGCCGCCTGTGGGAACTCTCGACGAACATCACCGAAGCCAGGGCAGGCGGGCTGCGCGTCGACTACGCCCGCTGCGACTTCACCGACCTGGAGCAGGTGCGCGCCCTCGTGGAGCGCGAGGGCGACGCGCTGACCGGAGTCGTGCACAACGCGGGCGTGGACACCGCGGCCAGGCTGCCCAAGAAGAGCGACGAGGAGATCCTGCGGACCGTCCGCACGAAGATCGGGGGTTTCCTCAACCTCTTCGACCAACTGCAGGGCCACCGGCTCAAGTTCTTCTGCAGCGTCGGCTCCCTCACCGGGCGGCTCGGCGGCATGGTCGGCCAGCTCGAATACGCGGCGGCCAACGAAGGCCTGGCCCGCCTCGGCCGGTGGGCGAGCCGCCGCGCGGACTTCCCCGTGATGACTCTGGCCTGGCCGACCTGGGACCGCATCGGCCTCATCTCCAACTTCTCGGCGACGCTGCGCTACATGGCGGCCATCGACATCACCGAGGGCCTCGCCAAGTGGCAGGCGGAGCTGCGGGCCGGATCCGACGGGGAGGTCACCTTCGTGGGGCCGCTGGGCAGGGCGATGAGCCCCGGCCAGGCCACCGACTACCCCGTCGTGCCCGACCTGCCCGGCTTCACCGACACCTACCCGCGGATCTTCCACCTGGGGGAGGTGACGACGTATCAGCCGCACGCGCGCATGGTGTCGCGGGTGACGTTCGACCGTCACCGGGCGCCGGTCCTCGGCGACTTCCAGGTGGACGGCACGGCGGCCGTCCCCGTGAGCATCCTCCTGGAGAGCGCGGTACGCGGCGCGGAGTGGATCGTCCCCGAGGACTTCCCGGCGCTGCGGGCGGGCTCCCTGGAGGAGGTCGTCGTACCGCTCGACCTGCTGCGGCTCGACGCGGGAGCGACCGTGTGGGAGCGGGAGGTGACCGGTGCGCACGAAGGGGACACCTGGGTGGTCACCGTGCGCTTCCGGCGGGCTTCGGACGCCGCCGGGGACGGTCCCGAGGCGAGCCTGCGGGTCGTCCACGAGCCGGGAGGCACCCGCTCTCCCGTCCTGGCGCGGCCTGACGTGAAGCCGACGACCGTCTGGCGCTCCGGCCCGCCGCTGCTGAGCTGGCGCGGCTCGGTGGTGCCCGCCGCCGACTGGTCCGAAGGGCCGGACGGCCTCCTGACCGCCGTGGTGCGGCCGTGCGTCCCCAACGACCTGTGGGCGACGCTCCACGCGCCGCGCACCGTACTGCCCGTCTCCGCGCTGGAGAACGTGGTCCGGGCCGGCGCCAGCCAGGGCGAAGGCGTCTCGGTCGCGAGGGACCCGCTGGTCTTCGGCCGCATCACGCTCCATTCCGAGGAGCACGGGAATTCCCTCGTCGAGGGCGACACGGCCCTTGGGGTGTGGAAAGTGAAGAACGCGGAATCCGGGACCCCCGTCATGAGCGTCTCGGGCCCGCGCGGGCCGGTCGGAAACGGCTGA